One genomic window of Eleginops maclovinus isolate JMC-PN-2008 ecotype Puerto Natales chromosome 12, JC_Emac_rtc_rv5, whole genome shotgun sequence includes the following:
- the si:dkeyp-117b11.1 gene encoding B-cell linker protein isoform X2, protein MQMRSVRAALHILSVSFTLNLLNHLHPRTETKTFPYDLSCKTQPQVMTMSFFGKLKNLVPPTPPKREEDSSVFGWPQDEFDDEDCDMYEAPPCELSPVKVPQTQVEENVYLERTSPPPPPPPQRKAAPPPRPGKPSKPQQRTEDFFHDTKTKKPPEVDRNDKPGRKTKGPPPEPKDEDVYLDPNEDQEDNEELYLDPTAACPPPPRGLPSLMTALMPSPIPMMKPPVPRAQSNPFLPSLNDSNTIEARRVTFPTKLPLPTLGVKPPLPSHLKEAKPSLLNALMPGTKPVVSYGGMRATKQSGNEDKEWFAGDCNRKTAEDLLLRVSKDGAFLIRHSSAQSTRQPYTLAVLYQQKVYNVPVRFLGETQGYALGKEGKKNEEIFNSLDEMISHHKNNQLLLIDSKSQAKHTTYLTHTERP, encoded by the exons ATGCAAATGAGATCAGTTAGAGCTGCTCTTCACATTCTCTCTGTATCGTTCACTCTCAATCTTCTTAACCATTTGCATCCAAGGACCGAAACAAAGACATTTCCTTATGACTTGAGCTGCAAGACTCAACCCCAAGTCATGACAATG AGCTTCTTTGGAAAACTGAAGAACCT GGTACCTCCAACTCCACCCAAAAGGGAAG AGGACAGTTCAGTGTTTGGTTGGCCGCAGGATGAGTTT GATGATGAGGATTGTGACATGTATGAAGCGCCTCCGTGTGAGCTTTCGCCTGTGAAAGTCCCACAGACACAAGTGGAGGAGAATGTTTATCTGg AGAGGACatcgcctcctcctcctccaccaccacagaGGAAGGCTGCTCCTCCACCCAGGCCAGGCAAACCCTCA AAACCTCAACAACGCACTGAGGATTTCTTCCATGATACCAAAACCAAGAAAC CTCCTGAGGTAGACAGAAATGACAAGCCTGGAAGAAAGACAAAGGGGCCTCCTCCAGAACCCAAAGACGAAG ATGTGTATCTGGATCCAAATGAAGATCAG GAGGACAATGAAGAGCTGTATTTAGATCCGACAGCTG cGTGCCCTCCTCCCCCTCGTGGGCTTCCATCTCTCATGACAGCACTCATGCCTTCTCCAATACCCAT GATGAAGCCACCAGTTCCCAGGGCTCAGTCT AATCCATTCCTGCCATCCTTAAATGACTCAAATACAA TTGAAGCAAGACGAGTCACATTTCCTACCAAACTCCCTTTACCCACCTTGGGTGTGAAGCCCCCTCTGCCATCACATCTGAAGGAAGCAAAACCCAG CCTTTTGAATGCATTGATGCCAGGCACTAAGCCTGTGG TCTCCTATGGTGGCATGAGGGCAACCAAACAGTCTGGGAATGAG GATAAAGAATGGTTTGCTGGAGATTGCAACAGAAAGACAGCCGAGGATCTCCTTCTGAGGGTCAGCAAG GACGGTGCCTTTCTTATTCGACACAGCTCAGCTCAGAGCACCCGGCAGCCGTACACCCTCGCTGTGCTCTACCAGCAAAAGGTGTACAACGTTCCGGTCCGCTTCCTGGGGGAGACACAAGGTTATGCCCTTGGAAAAGAGGGCAAGAAGAACGAAGAG atATTCAACTCCCTCGACGAGATGATTTCTCACCACAAGAATAACCAGCTGCTTCTGATCGACAGCAAGAGCCAGGCCAAGCACACAACCTATTTAACCCACACTGAACGCCCTTAA
- the si:dkeyp-117b11.1 gene encoding B-cell linker protein isoform X1, translating to MQMRSVRAALHILSVSFTLNLLNHLHPRTETKTFPYDLSCKTQPQVMTMSFFGKLKNLVPPTPPKREEDSSVFGWPQDEFDDEDCDMYEAPPCELSPVKVPQTQVEENVYLERTSPPPPPPPQRKAAPPPRPGKPSKPQQRTEDFFHDTKTKKPPEVDRNDKPGRKTKGPPPEPKDEDVYLDPNEDQEDNEELYLDPTAGDEKYNKYYNFLSSCSSACPPPPRGLPSLMTALMPSPIPMMKPPVPRAQSNPFLPSLNDSNTIEARRVTFPTKLPLPTLGVKPPLPSHLKEAKPSLLNALMPGTKPVVSYGGMRATKQSGNEDKEWFAGDCNRKTAEDLLLRVSKDGAFLIRHSSAQSTRQPYTLAVLYQQKVYNVPVRFLGETQGYALGKEGKKNEEIFNSLDEMISHHKNNQLLLIDSKSQAKHTTYLTHTERP from the exons ATGCAAATGAGATCAGTTAGAGCTGCTCTTCACATTCTCTCTGTATCGTTCACTCTCAATCTTCTTAACCATTTGCATCCAAGGACCGAAACAAAGACATTTCCTTATGACTTGAGCTGCAAGACTCAACCCCAAGTCATGACAATG AGCTTCTTTGGAAAACTGAAGAACCT GGTACCTCCAACTCCACCCAAAAGGGAAG AGGACAGTTCAGTGTTTGGTTGGCCGCAGGATGAGTTT GATGATGAGGATTGTGACATGTATGAAGCGCCTCCGTGTGAGCTTTCGCCTGTGAAAGTCCCACAGACACAAGTGGAGGAGAATGTTTATCTGg AGAGGACatcgcctcctcctcctccaccaccacagaGGAAGGCTGCTCCTCCACCCAGGCCAGGCAAACCCTCA AAACCTCAACAACGCACTGAGGATTTCTTCCATGATACCAAAACCAAGAAAC CTCCTGAGGTAGACAGAAATGACAAGCCTGGAAGAAAGACAAAGGGGCCTCCTCCAGAACCCAAAGACGAAG ATGTGTATCTGGATCCAAATGAAGATCAG GAGGACAATGAAGAGCTGTATTTAGATCCGACAGCTG GTGATGAaaagtataataaatattataatttcctttcctcctgctcctcagcGTGCCCTCCTCCCCCTCGTGGGCTTCCATCTCTCATGACAGCACTCATGCCTTCTCCAATACCCAT GATGAAGCCACCAGTTCCCAGGGCTCAGTCT AATCCATTCCTGCCATCCTTAAATGACTCAAATACAA TTGAAGCAAGACGAGTCACATTTCCTACCAAACTCCCTTTACCCACCTTGGGTGTGAAGCCCCCTCTGCCATCACATCTGAAGGAAGCAAAACCCAG CCTTTTGAATGCATTGATGCCAGGCACTAAGCCTGTGG TCTCCTATGGTGGCATGAGGGCAACCAAACAGTCTGGGAATGAG GATAAAGAATGGTTTGCTGGAGATTGCAACAGAAAGACAGCCGAGGATCTCCTTCTGAGGGTCAGCAAG GACGGTGCCTTTCTTATTCGACACAGCTCAGCTCAGAGCACCCGGCAGCCGTACACCCTCGCTGTGCTCTACCAGCAAAAGGTGTACAACGTTCCGGTCCGCTTCCTGGGGGAGACACAAGGTTATGCCCTTGGAAAAGAGGGCAAGAAGAACGAAGAG atATTCAACTCCCTCGACGAGATGATTTCTCACCACAAGAATAACCAGCTGCTTCTGATCGACAGCAAGAGCCAGGCCAAGCACACAACCTATTTAACCCACACTGAACGCCCTTAA
- the si:dkeyp-117b11.1 gene encoding B-cell linker protein isoform X3 — MTMSFFGKLKNLVPPTPPKREEDSSVFGWPQDEFDDEDCDMYEAPPCELSPVKVPQTQVEENVYLERTSPPPPPPPQRKAAPPPRPGKPSKPQQRTEDFFHDTKTKKPPEVDRNDKPGRKTKGPPPEPKDEDVYLDPNEDQEDNEELYLDPTAGDEKYNKYYNFLSSCSSACPPPPRGLPSLMTALMPSPIPMMKPPVPRAQSNPFLPSLNDSNTIEARRVTFPTKLPLPTLGVKPPLPSHLKEAKPSLLNALMPGTKPVVSYGGMRATKQSGNEDKEWFAGDCNRKTAEDLLLRVSKDGAFLIRHSSAQSTRQPYTLAVLYQQKVYNVPVRFLGETQGYALGKEGKKNEEIFNSLDEMISHHKNNQLLLIDSKSQAKHTTYLTHTERP, encoded by the exons ATGACAATG AGCTTCTTTGGAAAACTGAAGAACCT GGTACCTCCAACTCCACCCAAAAGGGAAG AGGACAGTTCAGTGTTTGGTTGGCCGCAGGATGAGTTT GATGATGAGGATTGTGACATGTATGAAGCGCCTCCGTGTGAGCTTTCGCCTGTGAAAGTCCCACAGACACAAGTGGAGGAGAATGTTTATCTGg AGAGGACatcgcctcctcctcctccaccaccacagaGGAAGGCTGCTCCTCCACCCAGGCCAGGCAAACCCTCA AAACCTCAACAACGCACTGAGGATTTCTTCCATGATACCAAAACCAAGAAAC CTCCTGAGGTAGACAGAAATGACAAGCCTGGAAGAAAGACAAAGGGGCCTCCTCCAGAACCCAAAGACGAAG ATGTGTATCTGGATCCAAATGAAGATCAG GAGGACAATGAAGAGCTGTATTTAGATCCGACAGCTG GTGATGAaaagtataataaatattataatttcctttcctcctgctcctcagcGTGCCCTCCTCCCCCTCGTGGGCTTCCATCTCTCATGACAGCACTCATGCCTTCTCCAATACCCAT GATGAAGCCACCAGTTCCCAGGGCTCAGTCT AATCCATTCCTGCCATCCTTAAATGACTCAAATACAA TTGAAGCAAGACGAGTCACATTTCCTACCAAACTCCCTTTACCCACCTTGGGTGTGAAGCCCCCTCTGCCATCACATCTGAAGGAAGCAAAACCCAG CCTTTTGAATGCATTGATGCCAGGCACTAAGCCTGTGG TCTCCTATGGTGGCATGAGGGCAACCAAACAGTCTGGGAATGAG GATAAAGAATGGTTTGCTGGAGATTGCAACAGAAAGACAGCCGAGGATCTCCTTCTGAGGGTCAGCAAG GACGGTGCCTTTCTTATTCGACACAGCTCAGCTCAGAGCACCCGGCAGCCGTACACCCTCGCTGTGCTCTACCAGCAAAAGGTGTACAACGTTCCGGTCCGCTTCCTGGGGGAGACACAAGGTTATGCCCTTGGAAAAGAGGGCAAGAAGAACGAAGAG atATTCAACTCCCTCGACGAGATGATTTCTCACCACAAGAATAACCAGCTGCTTCTGATCGACAGCAAGAGCCAGGCCAAGCACACAACCTATTTAACCCACACTGAACGCCCTTAA